The Lysobacter enzymogenes genome window below encodes:
- a CDS encoding YraN family protein — protein sequence MPRAADSARRERGAAVEAAARDHLSGHGLRELARNAGFRVGELDLVMLDGATLVFVEVRYRRDDRYGGGAASVDARKRRKLVLAAQAFLQRHPAYADHACRFDVVEADGDPAQPQLRWLRDAFRADD from the coding sequence ATGCCTCGCGCCGCTGACAGCGCCAGGCGCGAACGCGGCGCCGCGGTGGAAGCCGCGGCGCGCGACCATTTGAGCGGACACGGCTTGCGCGAACTCGCGCGCAACGCCGGCTTCCGCGTCGGCGAGCTCGATCTGGTGATGCTCGACGGCGCGACCTTGGTGTTCGTCGAAGTGCGCTACCGCCGCGACGACCGCTACGGCGGCGGCGCGGCTTCGGTCGACGCGCGCAAGCGGCGCAAGCTGGTGCTGGCCGCGCAGGCGTTCCTGCAGCGGCATCCGGCGTATGCCGACCACGCCTGCCGCTTCGATGTGGTCGAAGCCGACGGCGATCCGGCGCAGCCGCAGTTGCGTTGGTTGCGCGACGCGTTCCGCGCCGACGATTGA
- a CDS encoding metal-dependent hydrolase, translating into MPTVMTHAVVPLALGLALGRQRIPPRLLVAGALAAMLPDADVVAFKLGIAYADDFGHRGASHSFAFAAALAALGALAAPWLRAPRWRAAWWLFVCAASHPLLDALTDGGLGVALYWPWSDARIFAPWRPIEVSPIGARFFSARGLEVLWSEARWIVLPALAVGVAGALLRRLTRSPAATPSEPLR; encoded by the coding sequence ATGCCGACCGTGATGACCCACGCCGTAGTCCCGCTGGCCCTGGGCCTGGCACTGGGGCGCCAGCGCATCCCGCCGCGCCTGCTCGTCGCCGGCGCGCTCGCGGCGATGCTGCCGGACGCCGACGTGGTCGCGTTCAAGCTCGGCATCGCCTACGCCGACGATTTCGGCCATCGCGGCGCCAGCCATTCCTTCGCTTTCGCCGCCGCCTTGGCCGCGCTCGGCGCGCTGGCCGCGCCGTGGCTGCGCGCGCCGCGCTGGCGCGCGGCGTGGTGGCTGTTCGTGTGCGCGGCCTCGCATCCGCTGCTGGATGCGCTGACCGACGGCGGCCTCGGCGTGGCGCTGTATTGGCCGTGGTCGGACGCGCGCATCTTCGCGCCGTGGCGGCCGATCGAAGTCTCGCCGATCGGCGCGCGCTTCTTCAGCGCTCGCGGATTGGAAGTGCTGTGGTCGGAAGCGCGCTGGATCGTGTTGCCGGCGCTCGCCGTCGGCGTCGCCGGCGCGTTGTTGCGGCGCCTCACGCGCAGCCCGGCCGCGACACCAAGCGAGCCGCTGCGATGA
- a CDS encoding FAD-binding oxidoreductase gives MNAATTLPPSLQAELAQLLGDAWLTDPGERLAYAYDNSRRLALPDAVALPRTREQVQALVRACRRERVPLVARGRGTNTTGASVPVAGGVVVSFERMNRIVDIRPGDRCAVVEPGVLNGDLQTALKPHGLFWPPDPTSAAYSSVGGNLACNAGGPRAVKYGASRDNVLALTAVTGAGELIVCGTATTKGSTGYDLHRLLVGSEGTLALIVEASLRLTPTAPARAALRAVYRDVSSAAQAVARLMAQPVTPSMLEFMDAQCVRLARDVGGADLPHDAGALLMIEADGDAHTLAHAIDALKRAAAGDGLLSLDDAADEAAREKLWAARKALSPSLRTLAPGKINEDVVVPVSRIPELVDGVQALAREFDLPIVCFGHAGNGNLHVNLLYDPADAAQSERAHVAMGHVFERALALGGTLSGEHGIGLAKRDFMPQAVGAQTLALMRQIKRAFDPDGILNPGKLLPEE, from the coding sequence ATGAACGCCGCCACGACGCTGCCGCCGTCGTTGCAGGCCGAACTCGCGCAACTGCTCGGCGACGCATGGCTGACCGATCCCGGCGAACGCTTGGCTTACGCGTACGACAATTCGCGCCGGCTCGCCCTGCCCGACGCGGTCGCGCTGCCGCGCACGCGCGAACAGGTGCAGGCGCTGGTGCGCGCGTGCCGGCGCGAGCGCGTGCCGCTGGTCGCGCGCGGCCGCGGCACCAACACCACCGGCGCCTCGGTGCCGGTCGCCGGCGGCGTGGTGGTGTCGTTCGAACGCATGAACCGGATCGTCGACATCCGCCCCGGCGACCGCTGCGCGGTGGTCGAGCCCGGCGTGCTCAACGGCGACCTGCAGACCGCGCTGAAGCCGCACGGCCTGTTCTGGCCGCCGGACCCGACCAGCGCCGCCTACAGCAGCGTCGGCGGCAATCTCGCCTGCAACGCCGGCGGCCCGCGTGCGGTGAAGTACGGCGCCAGCCGCGACAACGTGCTGGCGCTGACCGCGGTGACCGGCGCCGGCGAACTGATCGTCTGCGGCACCGCCACCACCAAGGGTTCGACCGGCTACGACCTGCACCGCTTGCTGGTCGGCAGCGAAGGCACGCTGGCGCTGATCGTCGAAGCCAGCCTGCGGCTGACCCCGACCGCGCCGGCGCGCGCCGCGCTGCGCGCGGTGTACCGCGACGTGTCGTCCGCCGCGCAGGCGGTCGCGCGGCTGATGGCGCAGCCGGTGACGCCGTCGATGCTGGAATTCATGGACGCGCAATGCGTGCGCCTGGCCCGCGACGTCGGCGGCGCCGACTTGCCGCACGATGCCGGCGCATTGCTGATGATCGAAGCCGACGGCGACGCGCACACCCTCGCGCACGCGATCGACGCGCTCAAGCGCGCCGCCGCGGGCGACGGCCTGCTGTCGCTCGACGACGCCGCCGACGAGGCCGCGCGCGAAAAACTCTGGGCCGCGCGCAAGGCGCTGTCGCCGTCGCTGCGCACGCTGGCGCCGGGCAAGATCAACGAAGACGTGGTGGTGCCGGTCTCGCGCATTCCCGAACTCGTCGACGGCGTGCAGGCGCTGGCGCGCGAGTTCGATCTGCCGATCGTCTGCTTCGGCCACGCCGGCAACGGCAACCTGCACGTCAACCTGCTTTACGACCCCGCCGACGCCGCACAGAGCGAACGCGCGCACGTCGCGATGGGGCATGTGTTCGAACGCGCGCTGGCGCTCGGCGGCACGCTGTCGGGCGAGCACGGCATCGGCTTGGCCAAGCGCGATTTCATGCCGCAGGCGGTCGGCGCGCAGACGCTGGCGCTGATGCGCCAGATCAAGCGCGCGTTCGATCCGGACGGAATCTTGAACCCCGGCAAGCTGCTGCCGGAGGAATGA